The sequence below is a genomic window from Brettanomyces bruxellensis chromosome 9, complete sequence.
ATGGAAAGAATATTAAGGATCTTGTTACGATCAGTTTGTGCTTCTTTATAATAACTTCTCCATCTATTCATACTCCATCTTGGCCGCACCATATTTTGAGAAAGAACATCCATCACAGGAACCTTTCTATCAATGCCTATCAATTTAGTAAGTTGATCTATACTGAAGTTTGGCAGCTTTAAACTGAGCTTCACATTCTCATCATAGCTTGCAGGTATTTCTGGATTGCACCCTCTAACAAGAATTGGCTTTTTAAATTTGGATGCCGTAACAATACGCAGCAAATCTTTGTCAGTAAATATTCCCCCGTTGCTCCCATCAACTTTTGGATCAACTAGATATACCATCTCTTCTAACGGTTTATCGTTTTTAAAATCCttgaaatcatcaattCTAGGATGGTGGTTTAATTCAATTCGTGATTGGCCTTCATTCAGTGCCACATAATCAATTCTTTTATGACGTCTTGAAGATATTCTAGTTAAAAGTGATGGACCTTTCACTTTTGAACATGTCACACAGTGATACTCCCTTATACGATCCAATTCAGAATGTCTAATGCCCACGCAATGGATATGATACCATTTATGGCAAATCGAACACTCAATCCATTCAATTTCccttgaaatttcaaaatccTGCTCTTTTCCGCAGGCCGAGCAAATTGAGCCGTTGCTCATTCTAAAAGATCATAGATAaagcagatgaaaaattaaattccATACAAATTGACAACAGAAATTTGTTTGTATCATATAAACCATCCAGAAGAGGCTAATTCTTTGATATAATGAcgaaatattaaaaatgaCCGAACTCCTTGGCTTTTAATACTCAGTGTCTTCACCCAATCAGCTCTCAGCGCGTAGAAAACTggaagagagagaaaaaaaaaagttgtgTGAGACAActaaatttattattacAGTAAGGTTTAATGACacattctttctttgaacaTAATCACCACACCGTACTATAGATCATCAATCGTTAATAAGTACAACAAACATGTTTGCTGGCACATTCAAGAAACAGGCATGTGCCATAACGAGAACGTTCTCGACTAGTTCAATGAAATTGAcggggaaaaataatgaatattCGCTTTCGTCGACCTTTatgaacttgaagaaacagGGTGAGGCGTTGGACTCGGAAAGACAAAAGCAAAGAGAATCGGCGGTGATGCAAATGTTTGTCAACGATTTTTCAAAGCAATCAACGTACGATCCATTTGATTTCTCGATAGCTAATACTAGATACCACAGAAAATTACAGAAGATcagaaaagaggaagagatgAAACAATCGTCATTTAACTCCGAAGAAGTGAATCCAGAAATCTTCTACTGTATGCCACAGCTTCTTTCCAAGTACTTGAACAATTCTGGACAAATTCAACATCATACAGTTACAGGTTTAAAGAcaagaaagcagaaggCAATGGCCAAGGCTGTGCGAAGAGCAAGAGCATTTGGCTTACTTTCACCAGTTGCAAGGGACGTTTCCATGTTCCCAAGGAGAGGGTCTTCACTATGAGAATGAATGATTTTTAAAAGGACACAAAATAGAGGATAAGGAAATGCCATTCAGCATATACAGCAAACATCTTTATTTGTATATACATGTACATACATCAATTATGGTACCgctaaaataaatataatagtAAAGTGCGTTGTAATGCTTTCTACTAAGGTGACACTTTGTTCTTGCCAGCTATACCTGTCCATTCTAGGTAGACGGTGGTACCATCACCAAACACACTTTTAAGATGAATATCACCATCAAACAGGCGGGTGTATGTCAAACTCATTGGAAGGCCATAACCCATTCCAGCAATCATATTGTCTGACGTATTTGTAAGCAATTTCGGATCGGAAGAAGCCTTATTGTCGACTGTCGTGAAAGAATAGTCGAAAAGATGATCCACAACCTCCGGCTTTATTCCTTTAGCGTGATCAGTAATACGAACTTCCAACTTATAATAGTCTTGAAGCGACTTTGGCTCCCTTAAAACCACGACCACTTCAACGGGAATCGAGACATTGTTGTCCATTGTAGCGCGAGTTGAGTTCTTCAAAATCTCATCAAAGACGTATTCAATGTGGTTGGAAATATATGGAAAAATCAATGGATCATACTTCTCAATGTGGTCAATGTCATGGATTATCTGCTCTTTGACGGATCCGTCAGCCTTGACGAATACACTTTTAACTTCCATCTTAATTTTATCAGAGTATTTCATTGCAGCCATGTCGTTCACATAATCATATGAACGGCTCAAAATATCAAGCACATTAACATTCATATCAACAGATCCGATACTTTTCATGGGCCACCCAGTTTTCGCCTCAAGAAGCTGTCTGTGAAGAAGTAAATGATGATTGATCAATAATCTCATTAAGATTCGTTCCTTCATGTGAGAATCCAAGAAAGCTTTCTCATTCACCAAACCAGCCTggatttcatcaaatgcCTCACGTAAATCAACAGTGTTATCTGTGTGAATCTCAAGGATCTTGCTCAAAACGCCAATCAACTCTTCCTCATGCTTCTTGGAAGTGATGTGAAAGTTAGCAATGCTGTCATATAGGGAAGTAGAAACAACCTTGGCATCATTCCCACTGCATTTGTCAACAAAAACAAGCAACATGTTCAACGTATCCGTGTAGCActgatatatttttgccATGTGAGGATTCATTATTGCAATGTAGGGCAGATCAAGAAACCTTTGAATGGCTCGTCCAACGAGAATGAATATATCTTTTAGTGTCTCGTTAGCGTTATCATTAAGAACAGCTTCTCTATCCACCGAAATTTTGTCCTGGAACCTAAGCAAATCGTTTAACGTCACTGTAGGAACAGGATCTTTACCAATTCTCCCCAAAAACTCTTCCAACTCCAATCTCTCTAGTGAATCACCGTTCCTTGTTATTATAGATGGATCAAAGTCACTATCAAAAATCTGCGTCATGGATTTAGAGTCATTGCTCAATAAACGGTTATGTTGGCCTATCAACATGTTTTTCTGACGAATTGTCAGGCATTTAGACGGAGAATTTAAGGCGATGCAGGAACCTTTGTGAATGTTGCGACTACATCTTGAGATGGCGACTGGAACCTTAGGTAGGACCCTTCTAAATTGTTGAAACATGTCTTATGAATGCAATAAAACCTTCGTCTTGTAAAATGGAATCAAACGTCCTAAAGAAAGTTCCTTTGAACAAATATGTAAAATATGCGGTGTGGATGGAAGGAATGGAAAACAGGAGTCTTGTTTACTTATTACGATGATCATCTCCTACATTATGTGTCATTAAACAGTAGAAATATTTCGACTCCCTAACCAGACTTTAAATAAGCTCAAGCTCCTTTTTCCCGGAAAAAGCACAATGCGGCTGCCTTCTCGAACCCCACTATACCCACCGcgggctttttttttctattgtGCGATAGCAGCAACAAGCCAATAAATAGTTTTATGtagatgaataaaaaacCGcggatggaaaaaaaagattaaattGATATTTGATGGTGACAAATATATGTACTGACCATACGATACATATACACTCAGCCTTACACCTGCAACTACTCCAAAATACTTGGAAATAAAGCTATCAATTGGATAAGAGTGACCAAATTAGGCATGGAAGTCcttgcttcttcatcatacgTAAATCGAGAAAAGCAGTATATTAGATGCTACGAAAGACagatattatattattgcCGATATCATTTGAAAACCTTGACTCTACTAAGCTGAATATCGGAAGAGCTTGCCGTCTTTCTTCTGGGTGGTGGAGGTGGGGCAAATTTCTTCGCAGATGGTTTATTTTGCACAAGAACAGGGGTTGACCTGATAGCAAACGAACTATTATTTTTGTCAATGTAGCTATCTGTAACAAACATGCTTGCTGTAGTGTTAATGCTATCAACACTGGAGGCCTGAGATGAGCCAGAATCAACCCTTTGCACGAATACAGGTGGAACAGAATTGGCGGAAGACCAGTTCCGAGGTCTCGGAGGTACAGGTGCCTTTTGACACAGAGATTGTGAACGTCTGCCTTTAGACATTGCAGGAAGTGATTGGCTGCTGCTCatgctcttcttcttatccttGCTAAGCATGAACATAGATGAATGCTGCACTGGATACATAGCTGGGGAAGCTGATTTTACTGTTGTAACGGAGCTGCTGTCACTACTTTCACCATCATTTTCCTCCAGCGGTTCCGGAAAGTTGGTTGCTTCTTGCTGAAAAATGTCAAGCTCAAGACATCTCTTGGCCAACCTTTCTGTGGTCTCATTTGTCTGTTCAGATGTACAAAGATACCTCAAAATTGAGCGTAGACTGTCCACCTTGTACTTCTTGCCATTCAAATTAGAAAAGAGCAGCATTGGGTAGAGAACTCGCAGATATGTGTTGATGAGTATTCCATCCTTTACAAGCGAAAGATTGCATAACTCCCTGATCATGATATCCATAATTACTTCAAGGTCATTGAGATATATCAGTTGGCACGTTGAAGAAGTAGTGAAAACAACATAGAGCGCTTTGAGCATTAGAATTTGTACCGTGGGGTTTGTCTCCCTGTTGAAATTGAGCACCAAAACTTCCATGAAGTTCTGGAATATGTGACCATTCTCAACCAATACGCAAAAAAGCTGATTCTTATATATTTGGCTTTTATCAGCATCCTTCTGCGTATACTGCCTAACCATGTATTGTTCATTTAAGATTAACAATAGACGGAACTTCACATAATTCAATTGgttttcctcttctgtTTCAGCATTTAGGTGTTTAGCagcaaatttcaaaaattccgCATTGATAATGTCTAACTGTTCGGGCTTTAGCTCCAAACCTTGACATATTTTGAACACTAGTTCCAAATATGGAAAGtaatcttcttcaaatggatcatcatcaccaacatttttggaaacaGAACAATAATTGTTGAGCACTTTGAGTATAGCTTCAATTCCTCTGTATGATTTTAAAATTGTGACAAACTGTTCTTTAAGCAAATTGTAACTAGAATAAAATATCCATCCTATAATCTTGAGAAATTTCTCATTAGTTTCAATAGTTTGGACAACCCTCGCACAAAGGTCCTTGGAAAGCCTATCTGATTTTAGTTGTAAATTCTGTGCATTCGAGTTGACCGCATATAGGACTAGCGAGAGCATTTTTCGGACGCAAAATGTCTGATATCTTTCATAATTGTTATAACTAAGAATGTATTGCGACacctttttgaaaaagtcAGGATCCTTATCCTTTATGGCAAGAGAATCACAGTAATTTGATACCAGCGTAAGATAACTAACTAATAATGTATTCATTTCATCCACCGTGCATGGTGCCAAGTCTTCTTTCGACTCTATaacatttttggattttgCATCGCTTATCGACGTACCATTGGAATGGATAGATTCTTCTCCagatttctttccatccaCAGCTGTGGATATGGGCGCTTCGGGGCAGTTGTATCTTTTTGTAGTGAACGTTTTAGTAGAATCATCATAAAATAACTTTGTATAAAGCAAATCCTGGGCCATTTGCCAGAACCTTTTCTGGGTAATGTTTTTTTCCAATGGCACTTCAATGGCCTGAACCATTCTTTTTAAAACATTCCCATACAACCAGTATGAGAGGAAAAATGTTTAATTCTAATAATATAGGAGACCTAAAGGTGCATCTATATTGTCGGAATAATCGAGCTCTAACTTAAAATTGCACTCACAACGAAGCTCTCAcaattcaacttttttatttttttatttttctattttttcccgTATTCTCATAGCATCTTTTCTGGCTCTAAATAGAATCAAGTGCTACCCAtaacatatatttttttggtaccCCGCGTATTAGCCGTACTTGAAAGTATGCTGATTACAGCACATTTGTTAATCACTGGTTATCAATATTTAAGCAATTTACTACATTACTAAAAACCAAACAGTGTAATAAAAGAATACTTGCTTATCAGATCAGAAGAAACACCTGAAATTGTATACTGGTACGAATGAATGACCTCTCCAAAGTAAGTGAACCATATTGTTCAGAGAATATCGATATTTATGTATACTAACATTTGACTCCAAAAGATATACGAACTTGAACAGAAGGCAGAGAGGGCAACACTTTTAAACAAAATTGATGATGCAATATTATATCATTCGACTGCATCAGACAATATTGCAAGTATCATA
It includes:
- a CDS encoding uncharacterized protein (BUSCO:EOG09264XLN); this translates as MFAGTFKKQACAITRTFSTSSMKLTGKNNEYSLSSTFMNLKKQGEALDSERQKQRESAVMQMFVNDFSKQSTYDPFDFSIANTRYHRKLQKIRKEEEMKQSSFNSEEVNPEIFYCMPQLLSKYLNNSGQIQHHTVTGLKTRKQKAMAKAVRRARAFGLLSPVARDVSMFPRRGSSL
- a CDS encoding uncharacterized protein (BUSCO:EOG09264MGU), with the translated sequence MVQAIEVPLEKNITQKRFWQMAQDLLYTKLFYDDSTKTFTTKRYNCPEAPISTAVDGKKSGEESIHSNGTSISDAKSKNVIESKEDLAPCTVDEMNTLLVSYLTLVSNYCDSLAIKDKDPDFFKKVSQYILSYNNYERYQTFCVRKMLSLVLYAVNSNAQNLQLKSDRLSKDLCARVVQTIETNEKFLKIIGWIFYSSYNLLKEQFVTILKSYRGIEAILKVLNNYCSVSKNVGDDDPFEEDYFPYLELVFKICQGLELKPEQLDIINAEFLKFAAKHLNAETEEENQLNYVKFRLLLILNEQYMVRQYTQKDADKSQIYKNQLFCVLVENGHIFQNFMEVLVLNFNRETNPTVQILMLKALYVVFTTSSTCQLIYLNDLEVIMDIMIRELCNLSLVKDGILINTYLRVLYPMLLFSNLNGKKYKVDSLRSILRYLCTSEQTNETTERLAKRCLELDIFQQEATNFPEPLEENDGESSDSSSVTTVKSASPAMYPVQHSSMFMLSKDKKKSMSSSQSLPAMSKGRRSQSLCQKAPVPPRPRNWSSANSVPPVFVQRVDSGSSQASSVDSINTTASMFVTDSYIDKNNSSFAIRSTPVLVQNKPSAKKFAPPPPPRRKTASSSDIQLSRVKVFK